A segment of the Gemmatimonadota bacterium genome:
TGCTGCACCCGCGGCGCGACGTGGCGCTCATCCTGGGTGGATTCGTCATCCTGACCTTCCTGTTACCCATGCGCAGTGTGACCATGGACAATTCGTCCTCGGACCCGCGACAGGTCTGGATGTATATCGAACCCGGTGAGTTCGCCAGCCTGGAATACACGGACCGGTTCGTGACCGACCTGGAGAACCAGTGGATGGCTTCGGCCGATTCGCTGAACATCAGGGCCATTCGGTCCGATTTCCGACCCGGACGTATCACCTTTGAAGTGTTCCTCCACAGCGGCTCGGACGACTCGGTCTGGGACGTCCTGCGGCACAAGGCAAAAGCGCCGTGGGTCTGGGGATCACTCGCCCTGTGCGCGGTCGTGCTCGTCCTGGTGCGCAGGAAAAACAACGCGTTTCAGATTACCGCCGTGCTGACGGCGCTATACGTCGCGATCCTCCTGATCCTCGGTACCCAGGGGGGCCTGCAGTCGTACCGGTCTTCGGAGGAGGTCGCCAGGATCATCAGGGAGACCATACCCGAGGTGCCGGGACTGGTCGTGAAATGGCGATGGGGCGAGGGTGGCGAGGAAGACCCGAGGGTAAGCATCGCCCTGCACGGGGAGAACCCGAGGCGGCTCGAGCAGATCGCGGAAGACGTGAACGCGCGGCTGGACCAGTTGCCTGAGATTACGGCCATCACCACCGATCTGGACAACGAGGAAACGCAGGACGAGGTCCAGGTCACCGTGGACCGGGAGATGTCGGGCAAGTTCGGACTTACACCCCGGCGCGTCGCCGAAATGACCCTCTCGGGCATCCGCGGCAACGAACTGAAGCGCCTGAAGACCGAGGACCGGGAAATCCGGGTATGGGTACAGTCCAAGGAGGAAGACCGTGAGACCGTCCACCAGCTTCGGGACCAGGCGGTCTACCTGGACGACGGCACCCAGCTCCCGCTGGCCACCATGGCCAGTTTCACCCAGACTCCGGCATTCAGGACCGTCTTCCGCAGGGACAGCGAGACCATCCTGATGGTCCGCGCGAACACCACCAAAGAAGGCATAGAGACCCTCGGCGGCAAAATCAGCACCAGCCTGGCGGACCTTTCCCTGCCCAGGGGCTACTCCTGGCGCCTCGGAGACCGCTGGGAGCAGTTGGAGGAAGACACGGCTGCCATGGTGACCGCGATCCTTCTCGCGCTCGTTGCCGTGCTATTGCTCCTGGGATCCCTGTTCGAGTCCTATATCGATCCGCTGATCATCATCCTCGTGTCCATCCCCTTCGCCTACTTCGGGTGCTACTGGATGCTGTGGGCTACCGGTACCAACATGTCGATACTCGCCATGATCGGCATCGTGATCCTGATCGGGGTCGTGGTCAACAACGCCATCGTATTCATCGACCACATCAAGCACCTGGAGCGGGAGGGTCGTCTGAAGGGACAGGACCTGATCATCCAGGCCGGCCGCGACCGCCTGCGGCCGATCCTGATGACCGCCTTTACCACCATGCTCGGTCTGCTGCCCATGGCGATCGGGACCGCCACCCTCGGCGACCAGCCCTATTACCCCATGGGCCGGTCCGTCATGGGCGGGTTGATCTTCTCCACCATCGGCGCCATGATCGCGCTGCCCCTGGTCTACAGCGCCTTCGAGGACCTGAGGAACTGGTGGGGCGGCATCGTGGCGAGGATCAAGCGCCCGGTCTGACGGGTGGTGGTTCTAAGCTTCCGTGCCTAAAGCGCTCATGCCCTCGGCCAGTCGCCGCAAGCGGGGACGCCCGCTCTCCAGGAATGACCGATGGGGCCTGAACCCCTGCGGCGCGCCTTTATGCAGCATGTTCCTGTGGGCGCCGGTGCGCGGTCGCGGCCCGAACTTGAAGACGATGACCCGCCGTTTCCCCTTCTTGCCGTAAACCGCGTGGTAGAGCCACTGGTTGAACAGGACGATATCGCCCGGTTTGGTCTCGATCGAGTAGCCGGGGATCCGGGGGCCGTCGACCCCGAAGGGACTGGGATCGCCGCCGAGGTGAGCTTCCTGGAGGGGCAGAAGCGCCTGATGCAATGGGTCCCGGTGGGAGCCGGGGATGACCCGAAGCGCGCCGGTATCCTTCGTTTGCGGATCGAGGTACAGCATGACCTTGGTCCGGGTATAGTCGAGCAACCGTGACGTCTTGTGGCCGTCGAAATGCCAGGTGTGGTCGGCCAGCTTCGGATCGATCCCCCACATCCCCTCCGAACCGATCCAGATGAGGTCGTCGCCCAGCAGTTCCGTCACGGTCAGGTAGATCCGGTCGTCTTCCACGAGCCGCGTCAGCGCGGGGCGCGATTCCACGAACTCCCCGTCCCAGAACCATTCCTCTTCGCCAATGTCGCGGCCGAGCTTCTGCGCGCACGCCGCGGCGGCCTCTTGGATCAGCGCGTCTACCTCCTCCCGGGAAAACGCCTGGCGAATGACCAGGAAACCGAAGGCGTGGAATTGTTCGATCTGGCCGCTGGAGAGCATGGAGGGCTCCGGTCTTCAGCGAGGTGTCCTACTTCGAGAGGTGTCGCGCTTCGTGTTCAAGCGGTGCGTGGGTGGGAAGTATATTACGACTGCCGCGGGATAAGTGTCAAAAGCAATTGCCGTGGACGTAAGGGATTCAGATGTGGCAGGGAACAGCAGTGGGAAGTATTTGAACTTTTTTTACGAGAGCTACCGGTTATTGCCCGACTCTTTAAATTTGAGACATGACTGCGGTGGGGCCGGTAACACGAAAACATAGGGTACCGATGGACCGGAAAGCCTGGATGGACACGACGATAAAGGCGGCACTAATTGGGGCGGCCGTCCTGATGTATCTGGATTTGAGAGCCGAGATTCGGGATCTGGGTAACAAAATCGATCGGGTGGAAACGAAAGTTGATGAGGTCCGGGGGTATCTCAAGTTCAGTACTGCTGCTCCCGGCCTGGAGTCTGCTCCAAATAGGGTGTCTCCCGCGGCAGACCCTGAGAAGTTACCATCTGCACAGCAGGACTAACGTGATGCCGGTGTCCTTTCCACCACGAATGACGCCACATCCAGCTCCGTCCCGCTATCGAACCACACCTTGTAGGCCGTGTCTCCAACGCTGAAGGTAAACACCGCGACGTTATGTCCGTCCGAGGGGGCAGGTTCGTCCTCTCGGCGGATCATGTCGATCTCCGGCGGCACCGTCACCTGGTACAGGGCGATCTCGCCCCGGGCGATGTTGTATTCCCTGCGTACCTCGCGTACCGCGATAATGTCGCGAAGCTCCCGCGGAACCTCGACCCGTTCCACGAAACCGGGCACGTTGAATCCCTCGATCGTTTCGCCTGGCATCCCGTGCAGTACCAACCGGTTGCCCGGCGGCGCGTAGTCTTCCTCCAAGAGGATCTCATCGATGTCCCCGGGCGGAGGGAAGTCATCCAGCATCTCGCGGACGAGGGCATCCAGCGGCCCCTCGTAGAAGTCGTACCGGCCACTTACGGAACCGGCCTTGATGAGCCGGAGCGCAAGGGCCTCATCCTCTCCGGTCAACTCGGGTTCGCAGGTGTCCCCGTAGGGCGACCAGGGCGTGTTGCCCCGTGGTGTCGACCAGTTCGCCACGCGGGAGGGCAGATCGACGTCCGAATCCCGGTCCACGAGCCGCTCCGAGATATCCTCTCCCCGATCCATGAGCGTCCGCATCCGGTCCAGGTACTGCCGGACGCGAGGCAGGAAGTAATGGACGATCATCTCGGCGAAGTCCTCCGGGAGGTAGTCGAGCAGCACCTGCCAGTTCTCGAGGGAGATCAGCGCGGTGAAGGTGATCCAGTTGCTTTCACTGTTGGCATGTCCCGGCACGATCTCCGGCCACCGGACCGCCCAGTCATCATGGGTCTTCAGCCTGAACTGTTCGTGGGCGCTGCAGTACCGGGCCATGGCGAGCATCGCCTGCTCCGTCTCCGCGGCCATCCCTTCGAACCGTTCCCGGTCCCCGGCGCGGAAGGCCTTGCGCGCGTCGGCCAGCCGGTGGTTGAAGATGCCCGCCAGGTAGGTCCGGCCGATGTCCACCAGGTCGAAGCGGTACATGGGGGAATCTTCGAGCGCATCGTATTGGGACAGCAGGATCTCGAGCATGTCGTGCAGCGCCGGCAGAAACCCGATGAGCCGTTTGACCGAGCCCGATGTGAGACCGGGCAGCAGGGTCCCGTCCCAGTTCCGGTACAGGGGGCCGTTGTGGGTGCATGGATCGAAGTAGGACATGATCGTGCCGGCGAGTATCCCGACGGCTGGACGGGTTTCTTCTGCCGCTGGTCCGTACCGCCTTCGGTTCCACTGCTCGACGTAGGCGTCCGGTTCCAGGTCCGCGGGGTTCCAGGACAGTTCCGCGTAGAGATCCATGGTCATCACGTTCCGGTGATTGGTTTCCGAGGACACCGTGAACCCCTGCAGGTTGGATGCCCGGGGATGATCCGCCAGGGACCGGGCGTTGTCGATCGCCGTCCTGATGTCGCCGTTGGGATTGGTCTCCCGGCCGCACTGGCCGCACATGCCCGTGGACCACGGCAGCCCCCAGTAGTAGTCGCACCGGAGGAAGTCGTACATCCTCCCGGCGTGGTTGAGGAACATGTTGCCGATCACGGGCAGGCCGGCGTCGCGGACCGCCTGCGCCTGGGCGGCCGCCGTGGGGTTGTCCGTGCACACCCGGGGGCTGAACAGCACCGCGTCCGGATCGCCGTCCCGTATGGCCTGGATCATGCCGTAGACGGACGCATGGGTCAGTTCGGCGGCCCGGTCGGGGTCCTCCTCGACCCAGGTCTCCTCCGTGGGCAGCCACAGGCTGTAGAGATGATCCGTGCCCAGCGCTTCCGCGTAGGATTCCACCACGGCGGTGGTGAAGCGCCGGGTCACCGGGTCCCGCGGGTCGAGTACGATCTCGGACTCGCCGCACCATTCCAACGGCGCGAACCGGATCTTCTCTCCGGTTTTGGCTTCGTACCCGTCCACGAACTCCTGGAGCTGGCGTCCGTCGGCGTAGGGTGAGAAGCCGGGATTCACCGCCGGGGTGCCCACGTGGAGCTGCATGCGGTACCGGATCCGGATGCCGGCCTCCCGGGCATAGTCGAAGACGCGCCGCAACAAGGCGATGCGCGCGGCCTGCCACGCTGTGAGCTGCACCGGAACGCCCAGCCGGTTGGCGGCCAGCGCGCCGATACCGCAGCAGTCGGCGATGTTGCCGCTTTCCAGGATGTTGAAGCGCTTCTTGACCAGGTAGTCGACCCAGGGCCTGAACTCATCCCAGGTCCACCAGCGCATGCCGCTGTAGGCGTCCTGCATGTTCGCGAAGTACATCCGCCACTTGAACCGGGGCCTGTGGTATATCTCCGGTCCGCTCAGGTCGCCGATCGAGACGGTATCTCTTGTCGGGATCTGCTCGCCTTCTTCGAAGAAACCGCAACCGAGATGTTCTTCGAACAGCCGGTACACGGCATAAAGCGCGGAGTAGGGGCGGCGACCCGCGAGCACCAGTGTGTTGCCGGTACACCGAACGACGTATCCATCGTATCCCAGGGTGGATTCGGAGAGGTCGACGCCGAGTCCTGCGGGCGCCCATCCGATGTACACCCGGCCGGTTTCTTCATCGTGGCCGCCAGCGGATCTACCGGTCCTGTTCTCCGGCGGCCGGTCTGATGCTTCAAGGACGGGGATCTCTACCCCGCCCATGCGCTTCACGATCCGTTGGAATTCCCTGGCGGCCCGCTGCACGGAAGGTCCCACCGTGGGTGAGAGTACGATCCGCGACGCGGCCTGTCTGTTCTTGTAAAGTGTAAACATGGGTATTGCGGGTTGTCTTACTGTCCAGTTTCCTGTACTCATGTTACATCATGACGCCAACCGGTTTCCAGACCTTTGGACCGCCCCATCTCATCGTCATGGGGCTTACCCTCGTGCTGCCCATTCTGCTTTCGAAACTCGCACGAAGCGCGAGCAATGAGCGGACGGCGGTGAGGATCGGCTACCTGCTCGCCGCCATGCTGCTGGTCAACGAAATCTCGGCCTGGGGATTCCGCCTCGTGCAGTTCGGTCCTGAATACATGGTCCGAAACCACCTTCCACTGCATATCTGCGGCGTCGCAAGCCTGATCACGGCCGCTACCCTGATATTCCGGAACAAGTACACTTACGAGATCGCCTACTTCTGGGGTCTCGTCGGTTCCGCCAACGCCGTGATCACTCCGGGCGCCATGGACACCGGCTTCCCATCGTGGCGTTTCTTCCAGTATTTCATTGTCCACTCAGGGATCGTCGTGGCCGTCCTGTACGCCACCTGGGGCCTGGGCATGCGGCCCACGCTGCGCGGACTCTTTCGCGCCTTCGTCGCCCTGAATTTGTTCGCCGTCATCGTGGGTATCGTAAACCTGCTAATGGGATCGAATTACATGTACCTTTCCCGGCCGCCCTGGGGTACGGTGTCGCCCTTCTTCTTCGCACCGTGGCCCTGGTACATCCCCATCCTCGACGTGGTCGCGCTCGCCATGTTTTTCGCCGTGTACCTGCCGGTGCATCTGTCACGTGGACGCGAAGCACGGCGGGTGCGGCCGGCTGCCCGGTCCGGGCCGGTGCCACCCGCCTAGACGATCCGAATCGTCTCGCCGCCTTCGCTGTCCCAGTCCATCAGGCGCCTTATTGGAATCGTCCTCAATCCGACCTGGGCGTTCCCGGTATAGAACACGTATCCCAGGCCGTCTTTTACAACCATGCGGGGCCAGCCCGTCCAGGTGTGGTCGAAATGCTCCGTACCGATTCCAAGGGCCGGAAGTGCTGGATTCCGGGGATAGTACGACCAGTTTTTGAGGTCCGTCGAACGGGCAAGGCCCACCGAATCGCACCACCGCTCGGGCCCGGCCGCACCCGGTGGCGTCCAGGCGTTGCAGCCTTCGTACCAGAGATACCACGTATCGCCGATCCGGTTCACGGACCGCGGCCGGACATGCACGGCGTCCCAGTCGTCCAACCTTTCCGGACCGAACACCGGATTGTGTTCGGCTTCGCGCCAGTCCTCGAGATCGTCGCTGAAGAGCAGGTAGCCCCGGTCGCCGCCCGGCCAACCTCCCGATGGCCGCGGCGTGTATCCGGCATAGCACATGAGGTACCGGTAATCCGGATGGTCCACGCGCAGCAGGTCGAATTCGTGGGCGGCGTCATTGAAATGCCGGTAGACGGGATTGTGGGAACTCGGCGTGAACGGCCCCTTCGGATCGTCGGCCGAAGCCATCATGAATCCGAGCCAGGATGGATACTGCTGGACGGCGTACATGATGACGATCCGGCCGTCCGGCGTAACGACCGCGCCGTTCACGTAGATATTGTCCCCCGGGGCGTCCGCGTAGGAAAGTACCGGAACGGGATGCACTTCCCACGATCTCAAATCGTCACTCTCCGCTACGGCGACGGTGCGGCGTGAGGACCCTTCCTGGTCGCCTTCCATGCCCGCCATGCAGTACATGTAGTAGCGTTGGTCGATTTCAAGGATGGCCCCCGGAATGATCTGCTGCTCGTAGTGGCTGCCGGCCGGGCCCCGCGCGATGACCGGTTCCGTTTGCTGGTCCAGCCAGGGCAGCGCCGTGACCGTGCAGGATTCGAATCCACAGCCACCGGATGCCTCCAGCGCCAGCGTGTTCTCCCACGGTTCGTACCGACCATACCACTCTCCCGATGGTCCACGGATCCAGCCCGAGACTCCGTTAACCCCGAAGCGGAAGAAGTTGCCCTTCTTCAACACGCGGATATCCCACGGGGGCGGTCCCCCGCCGGGATAATCCTTCAGGATCGTGCGGTCTTTTCCAACCTGCCTAACCACGCGGAATCCCCGTCCGTCGATTTTCAGATGCACGCTCACGGAATCATCGGATCCGGAAAACCGGATGCGCGCCGTAGATGTGCGCGCTGCGGGTATGCACGTCGCAGGTTTCGAGTTCGCTCCGACGATTCTTGCGAAAAGCTCGTAATTGCCAGTTACACGTCGAGTAATCATCGACTGGATCACGGTTTGTGGACAACCATTTAGTGACGACGGTTTCTGGGATGACCAGATTTCCGGACAGTGAGAGGTATGCATTGAACAGGGCGATACGCAATACCGATTTGTCCTGCAGAAGATACACCCTATATTCCGATTCATCCACAGTGAATCCAATGTGCGGTCAGACCTGTTCGCAACTGAATATCCACAATTTCCGTCCCTGGTCTCTACGCACGATTCGAGGAGACTACAGCCATGCCGGATGCTGAGACTCAGCCGGATTCCGCCCCTCCGTCGGGTAGGGAGAATTCAGCCATGCCGGATACCACGGCCGGGCCGGGTATGGCCGAACCGGGTACGGCCGTGGTGCTCAATGGCGCCCCCAGATCCGGAAAATCCAGTATCGCATCCGCCATCCAGCGAATGTCGCGGGAACCGTGGATGAACCTCGGCGCCGATCGATTCATCGAAATCACTCCGGAACGACTTCGCCCCGGGATCGGGCTTCGGCCCGCCGGTATCGCGAACCGGCCAGGCGGCGAAAGACCCGATCTCGAACCGTTGATACCCATCATGTACGATGCGTTCTACGCGTCCATCGCAGCCCACCTCCGACTGGGTCTGAACGTGGTGGCCGACGTCGCGCATCACGACGATTACGCCACGCTGAGCGGTATCCTTTACGACTGCGCAAGGCGCCTGGAGGGTTTGAGAACGTACTTCGTGGGCGTACGCTGTCCCGCCGAAATCGTGTGGCAACGCCGCAAGGACACCTGGCTCAGGGAACAAGACCTACCGGATGACGCGCCCGTGCCCGAACTGGTGCGGATCTGGGATCGGGAGGTGCACAAACCCTGTATCTACGACTTCGAAGTCGATACGTCTAAGTCGGGTGCCGAGACCTGTGCCGGCAGTATCCTGGCGCATATGGAAACCGGTCCCCGGCCAGACGCGTTCCGGCGGCTTGCCGCGATGTCCGGATGAATAAAACCGACCGGCTGAATCTCACGGCACATCGTATTCATATTTCCATTTACCGCCATGCCGCCACAGGTATATTCTTGCATCCAATGTCGATTTCGATGACCTGCGAGCCTGAAAAACGACCGGGCTGCATGAATAGCCGGCGGTATGAACATCCAGTACATTTTACAGGAAGGTTGAGTCCACATGAGCTGGCGCGTAGCGGAACAAAGAACGATCTACCGCGAAGCAGGCTGGTATGGCGCCCATCCGAACGTCGTCCGGACCCCCGATGGTGACCTGTTGACCCTGTTTCACCGGTCGCCCGCCACGGGGTTCAGCCACCACAGCCACCCGCTCTTCGATGTACGGGCCTGTCGCTCCGGTGACGAAGGACGGTCCTGGGGTCCGGCCGAACTGGTGACGGTCTATCCCCACGGCGGCGTGATCGATTTCGGGACCCACACGCTTTCCAGCGGAGAGATCTTCCTGCACGCCAGCACGGTGGACCTTGTACTAGCCCAGGATCCGGAAGTTTCCAAGCATACCTGGGTCTCCCGTCCCGGCGTGGGGTTCCACGTGCGTTCCCCGGACAACGGCAGGACCTGGTCGCACCCCGAACCGTTTCCGCCGCTCCCGGATGCCGTGAACGGCCATCCCGCCTCGCATACGGGCGTCTGCCGAAGCGGCCTGCTGGAGATGCCGGACGGGCGCATGCTGCTTCCGGGCAAGGCGACGGACCACCCGGATGGCCGCCCGCCGTTCTTCGGCATGATGCAATCGTCGACCGATGGCGGCCATACCTGGGCCTACGAAGGCCGTATCTCCGAGGACGACGTCGCCCATTTCAGCGAACCGGCGATCTACCGGACGCCGTCCGGCAGGATCCTGGTGCTCTTCCGCTGTCATCCGAACCAGCCGCCCGGACAGGACGTGCACCTGGTGGAAGTGCACTCGGACGACAACGGCGAGACCTGGTCGCCCTGGCGATCGACGACCATGCGGGGTTGCCCCGGACACCTGTTGGGGCTGCGGGACGGCCGCATCCTTGCCACGGTGGGTACCCGGTGGGAAGGACAGATGGGATGCCTGGCGCGGATACTCGATCCCGAGGCCGGCGACCTGGATACCGCGCCGGATATCGTCGTGCGCGCCGATTCACTGGCGTCCGATTGCGGGTATCCATGGTCGGTCGAATTGAAGGATGGACGAGTGCTGGTCGTTTACTATTTTGTCTATGGAGACGGCACACGGGGCATAGAAGGATCGGTGCTCGAGGAATACTGAGCAGTTCCGTCTGTATAAGGCTATCGGGAGTTTCCATGTTTCAACTGGATGCACACCAGAAGGAATTCATGGATACCTTCGGGTATCTGCACTTCCCCGGCCTGCTTGACGACCGGATCGGCGAGATAGAACGGGCTTTCGACGGGTTGTTGAAAAGGCACGGCGGCGATGACCACGAAGGCCTGGAGCGACTGGCCGTGGCGCCGTTCATAAACCACGACCCGTACCTGTGCACGCTGCTGGACGATCCCCGCATCCAGGGCATCGCCGCCGGTCTGCTGGGCGAGCGGTACCAGTACTGGAACAGCGACGGCAACTTCTACGTCGGGGACACGCGGTGGCATTCCGACACCCAGTGGCCCGAGCCCATCCGTTTCTACAAGATGGCCATCTACCTGGATCCCATGACGAAGGACACGGGCGCGTTGCGGGTTATACCGGGCAGTCACCGTTTCGGTGAGGGGTATGCGGAAACCATTCACGAACACCTCTCCGGCAAGCGGGACGTTTGGGGCGGACTGCACGGCAGCGAAGTCCCGGCAATCGCCGTCGAGACCCGGCCCGGCGACCTGGCGGTCTTCAACCATTCCACCAAGCACAGCGCCTGGGGCGGCGGGAAGAAAAGGCGCATGTTCACGCTCGTGTATACCGGATTACACAAGGACGGTCGTGAACTTGAGGCCTTCAAGAAGATCATCCGCCAACACGGCTATACAACGCGGGAGGTATTCGGCGGCGAGGACGGCCCCCTGCTTTCCACGGCCACGCCCGAACGGCTTTGTCACCTGCAAAACCTGATCACGCACATACCAAAAGCGGCTTGAAGATACGGCACCGGAAGGGGAATCTTTCGATCATGTCTCTCACAAGAGATCAGTTTCAGCATTTCGTTGATGAAGGCTACGTCATCGTCGAAGGCGCGCTCACCAGTGACGACCTGGATCCGGTCATTGCGGGGATCGAGGCCTTTGTGGACGAACGGGCCAGCGAACTCCACCGCGAAGGACGCATTTCCGAGTTGCACGGGACCGAACCTTTCGAGCGGCGGCTGGCCCAGATCACGCGGGAGAACACCGCGATTTACGATGACATCGATATCATGAACATGCGGCACGAGGCGGTGTTCCGATTTCTCGGCAACGGCCGCATGCTGGACCTCGTGGAATCTCTCGTCGGACCCGAAATAACGTGCAGCCCCATTCAGCATCTGCGGGCGAAGCTGCCGGAGGACCTGAACAGCCTGGCAAGTCACGGGAATGGCGGCGGTAACGGTGGCGGCAGCGGCGAAGAGGACGCCCTGACCGCCCGCATCAGGGAGAACGTGGCGCCCTGGCACCAGGACGCGCAGGTGCATCTTGAGGACGCCGACCCGGTATTCATTCTCACCGTGTGGCTTCCCCTTTGCGACACCGACGAGGAGAACGGATGCCTGCAGATCATACCGAGGGTGCACCACAACCGGACCGTGTACTGGAGCGAAGGATTCGGCATCGAAGAAGGCCGGCTGCCCGATGGAGAGGTCCTGTCCCTGCCGATGAGGAAGGGTGACATCCTGCTCATGCACAAGCTGATTCCGCACCGGTCCATCCCCAATCGTTCGGGCACGATCCGGTGGAGCCTCGACTTGCGGTATCAACAGACCGGGCTACCCACGGGCCGGTCGTTCTACCCCAACTTCATCGTACGAAGCCAGCGCCACCCCGAGTTCGTGCTGTCGGACTACGCCACCTGGAACCGGGGTTGGGAGGAAGCACTGAAGGTCACGGCACAGCGTCCGCCCCGCAAGAACAAGCCCACCGAGCCGACCCCGATCCGGATGTACGGATAGTTCCGGCGGCGCGACAATCCCCTTCAAACCCGCGTGCGTACCTTCCTCAGGGCTTTTCCACTCAGGCCTTAATCGCGAATCTGTAGATCCGCCAGTACCCGATCATGTTGCTGACCAGGAACGTGGTCTCCATGAGCACGGCGACCGGGCTGCCGGCGATGTAGTTGTGCACCATCCAGGTCACCGCGCAGGCCATGTAGATCAGCCGTACCTTTCGGTCGGATTGCTGGAAGTTGCCGTAGGTGGGCAGCAGGGAACCGAAGAGCGCCAGGATGTCCAGGGGACGCTCGTAGGAGTAAAAAAACCCGGCCACGATCAGCGCCATGAACACGTACATCAGGCGCCGGTCGGTCGTGAAGGCCGCCGTGAAAACGCGGACGCCCATGATGACATACAGGGTTCCGGCGCTGTTTCTGCCG
Coding sequences within it:
- a CDS encoding phytanoyl-CoA dioxygenase family protein; translation: MSLTRDQFQHFVDEGYVIVEGALTSDDLDPVIAGIEAFVDERASELHREGRISELHGTEPFERRLAQITRENTAIYDDIDIMNMRHEAVFRFLGNGRMLDLVESLVGPEITCSPIQHLRAKLPEDLNSLASHGNGGGNGGGSGEEDALTARIRENVAPWHQDAQVHLEDADPVFILTVWLPLCDTDEENGCLQIIPRVHHNRTVYWSEGFGIEEGRLPDGEVLSLPMRKGDILLMHKLIPHRSIPNRSGTIRWSLDLRYQQTGLPTGRSFYPNFIVRSQRHPEFVLSDYATWNRGWEEALKVTAQRPPRKNKPTEPTPIRMYG
- a CDS encoding YgjV family protein, whose protein sequence is MDSFLISQALAAVAFTCGVVSFQCKKRRNVLLWLSASALTNAFHFFVLGRNSAGTLYVIMGVRVFTAAFTTDRRLMYVFMALIVAGFFYSYERPLDILALFGSLLPTYGNFQQSDRKVRLIYMACAVTWMVHNYIAGSPVAVLMETTFLVSNMIGYWRIYRFAIKA